The DNA sequence GAAAAGATCGCCGTGGCCACGCCGCGCGGCAGAAGATCGGCCAGAATGGCCTCTTCGCTGGGCTCATAGTCGAACAGGCTGTCGGCGCCATCGGCCTCATCCTCTTCGAACGAAGCGGGGATGATCTGCTTGGCCTGCGGGATCTGGCTGACCACGTTCTCGAACTCGGAATAGAACAGCGTCGCGACATCGAACTCACCCGCGTCGAAGCGTGCCAGTACGTCCTTCGCGATGCCCTGCGCATCCGCGTAGCTCAGTCGCTTGACGTCTGACAGGTCGACGTGACCCACCAGCTTGTCGGCGTAGTCGCGGCGCAGCTGATCGCGCCCCTTCTTGCCGACGGTCAGGATCTTGATCTCCTTGCCCTCGCCAATCAGTTTCTGCGCGTGTGTCTTGGCCTTCTTGACGATGTTCGAGTTGAAGCCACCGCAGAGGCCCCGCTCGGACGTCATCACGATCAGCAGGTTGACCTTGTCAGACCCGGTGCCCGTCAACAGTTTGGGCGCGCTGTCGCTACCGCCCACAGAGGCGGAAAGCCGTGCCATCACGGCATTGAAACGCTCGGCATAGGGACGCGACATTTCGGCAGCTTCCTGCGCGCGGCGAAGTTTCGCCGCGGCAACCATTTGCATGGCCTTGGTGATCTTGCGGGTCGATTTGACCGACGAGATCCTGTTTTTAAGGTCCTTGAGATTTGCCATTGGCTTATCTCTCCTTAAGCGAAGTCTGCGGCGTAAGCGTCGAGCGCGGCTTTGATCTTTTCTTCGAGCTCGTCTTTCACCTTGCGGTCATTGTTGGTGATGTCCTTGAGCAGATCGGCGTTCTTGGAGCGCAGGTGCGACAGCAGGCCCTGCTCCCAGCGGCCGACTTTGGACACGTCCAGATTGTCGAGGTAGCCGTGCGTGCCCGCGTAGATGACGCAGACGATCTCGGCGTTCGACAGCGGCGAATACTGCGGCTGCTTCATCAGCTCGGTCAGACGCGCACCGCGGTTCAGCAGGCGCTGGGTCGCGGCGTCGAGGTCGGAACCGAACTGGGCAAAGGCGGCCATCTCGCGGTACTGGGCCAGCGACAGTTTCACCGGACCCGCGACCGAGGACATCGCCTTGGTCTGAGCGGACGACCCCACGCGAGACACCGACAGACCGGTGTTCACGGCGGGGCGGATGCCCTGGTAGAACAGTTCCGTTTCCAGGAAGATCTGGCCGTCGGTGATCGAGATCACGTTGGTCGGAATAAAGGCCGACACGTCGCCGCCCTGGGTTTCGATGATCGGCAGCGCGGTCAGCGAGCCGTTTCCGGCATCGTCGCCCAGCTTCGCCGACCGCTCCAGCAGGCGGGAGTGCAGGTAGAAAACGTCGCCCGGATAGGCTTCGCGGCCCGGCGGGCGGCGCAGTAGCAGGGACATCTGGCGATAGGACACGGCCTGCTTGGACAGGTCATCGTAGACGATCAGCGCGTGGCGGCCGTTGTCGCGGAAGTACTCTGCCATCGCGGTCGCGGCGTAGGGGGCCAGGAACTGCATCGGCGCAGGCTCGGACGCGGTCGCGGCGACAACGATGGAATAGGCCAGAGCGCCGGTGTCTTCGAGCTTTTTCACCAGCTGCGCCACGGTCGAACGCTTCTGGCCGATCGCGACGTAGACGCAGTACATCTTCTTGCTTTCGTCGCCATCGGCGGCTTCGTTGACCTGCTGCTGGTTCAGCATCGCGTCGAGTGCGACGGCGGTTTTGCCGGTCTGACGGTCGCCGATGATCAGCTCGCGCTGGCCGCGGCCGATCGGGATCATGGAGTCGACAGCCTTCAGGCCGGTCGCCATGGGTTCGTGCACGGATTTACGCGGGATGATGCCCGGCGCCTTGACGTCGGCGATGCCGCGCTGGCTGGCGTTGATCGGGCCTTTGCCGTCGATCGGGTTGCCCAGGCCGTCCACGACGCGGCCCAGCAGTTCATCACCGATTGGCACGTCCACGATGGAGTTGGTGCGCTTGACGACGTCGCCTTCCGTGATGTCCCGGTCAGAACCGAAGATCACGACGCCGACGTTGTCGGATTCAAGGTTCAGGGCCATGCCCTGAATGCCGCCGGGAAACTCGACCATCTCGCCGGCCTGCACGTTGTCCAGCCCGTAGACGCGGGCGATACCGTCACCGACGGACAGCACGCGACCAACTTCGGCCACTTCGGCCTCTTGACCGAAATTCTTGATCTGGTCCTTCAGGATTGCAGAAATCTCTGCGGCTTGGATACCCATTTATCCGACCTCTTTCATTACGTTCTGGAGGGAATTGAGCTTCGAGCGGATCGACGTGTCGATCATCTTGGAGCCCACTTTGACGATAAGACCGCCGATGAGGCTTTCATCAACGGTCGTTTGAAGCGTTACGGTCTTGCCGGTATTGGCGGTCAGCGACTTGGCAAGTTTGTCGGACTGCGTCTTGGTCAGCGCCTTGGCCGAAATCACGTCAGCGACGACTTCGCCCTTGTCATCGGCGATCCGGGCGCGCAGCGTCTTGATCAGCTGCGGCAGGACGAAAAGGCGGCGTTTGGTCGCCATCAGCGCCAGCGTGTTCGCCATGATCCCCGACAGGCTCATCTTTTTCGCGATGGCCTCGATCGCCTGGCCCTGCTGGGCGCGGGTGTAGACAGGCGAGCTGATCAGATCGCGAAAATCTTCGCTGTCGTTCAGGGCGTCGCTCAGCGCATCGAGATCGGATTCGATGTCTTTGACCTTGTCGCCGTCCTTGGCCAGATCATAGACCGCTGACGCGTAACGCTGTGCGATACCGGTGGAAATCGAAGCTGTTTCGGACACGTCCATCCTCTCAAAAGTCTGTCCGGATATGCGAAAGAAGTCGCGTCACCGGGTCGTTGGCGCGGCTTGAATAGTCTCAAGACGTCAAAATCAGGGGCGATGTAGCAGGAAGGTTCCCAGCCCGCAACACAGTATAGTGCGACGTTATGGCCCGGATACACCATTATTTATGACGTGCATGGAACTTTGCGACTTTTTCGGGATGGAGCCAGCCTCTCTGGTTGACCCCGGCCAGGAGGCCGAATCCCTTCGAGAGGACCGGGCACGCGCTTTGCGCAGGGTGTTGCTGTCACGTCAGGATACAGACAGTCCTTGAGTATCAGGCGTTATTGTTTCGTATTACGCAACTATCAGCCCAGTTGGATATGGCACCTGATACCCCGTCGCTGACACGGTGCCTTGGCCCTTTTTGCCATTGTCCCAAGATCAAGTCCCGGGGGGGCTTGAGGAGACGACAGCGACCCAGACGCAACCTTCGGCATGATCCTCCCGACAACCGGGGCGCGGCAGATCTGCACGATTCGGCTGTCGGCTGTGGCGGGACGAAAGATTGCCTCGATCGTCATCATCGCCCCCGCCGGAGGAGCGTCAGGCCCGGTGCGCGCGGGCGCTGCCCACGGCAGGTTCAGTCAGACCGTCCAGCACGCTGACACGCTTGCGCTGCCTCTGGGTCCGGCCCTTGGGCGGATAGACCTGCTTGGTCGCCTCCACCATGAAAGCGCCGCCCGCGAGGATCGTGGGCGTGTGGCGGCCGAAGCGTTCGAACAGGCCTGCGGACTTCATCCAGATCCGCTGCTGCGACGGTATCTGGTAGAGCGCGCCCACCTGCCGCTCGGGGATGAACTGATGCCTGCGCAGCTGCGCGTCCAGCTGCCCCGGCGAATACGGCCGCCCGTAGCCAAACGGCGTCCGGTCCCGTCGCGCCCAGAGGCCCGCGCGGTTCGGCACGATGAACAGCGCCTTGCCCCCCGGCCCCAGCACCCGCCAGCATTCCTCCAGCAGGTCCGAGGGCCGCTCGGACGTCTCAAGCCCGTGCAGCAGCACCAGCTTGTCCACGCGCCCGGTCTCCAGCGGCCAGAGGGTTTCTTCGGTCAGGACCGAGGTATTGGGCATGCCCGCGGGCCACGGCATGACGCCCTGTGGCGCGGGCATCAGCGTCATCACCCGCCGCGCCTCGGCCAGATAGGGCCGCAGCAGGGGCGCGGCGAAACCAAAGCCGACCACGGTCTGCCCCTTGGCCTCCGGCCAGAGGCCCAGCATTCGGGTCCGCAACGATTTCTGCGCGGCCCGCCCGAGCGTGCTGCGGTAGTAGAAGTTGCGCAGGTCCTGGACATCAAGATGCATTGCAGCCCATCGCGGTGAGTGTCACTCTGGTTCTGACCTTATCAACAGGAAAGAGGAATACACCATGCCCTTTGATCTGATTACCGTTCCCTGCCTGTCTGACAATTACGCCTATCTCCTGCATGACCGGAAAACCGGCGAGACCGCCTGCATTGACGTGCCGGAGGCCGGACCGATCAAGGCGGCGCTGGAGGATCACGGCTGGACCTTGTCGCAGGTCTGGCTGACGCACCATCACTGGGATCATGTGGACGGGTTGTCCGACCTGCTGGCCGACCACCATGCGTCGGTCGTGGGGGCGGCTGCGGACGCGCACCGGATGCCGGAACTGAACGTGTCGGTCAAGGAAGGCGACACCGTGAAACTGGGCGATCTGTCGGCACGGGTGATCGACGTGTCCGGGCATACCGTGGGCCATATCGCCTTTTACGTCGAAGCCGCCAACGCCGCCTTTACCGCCGACAGCCTGATGGCACTGGGCTGTGGCCGCCTGTTCGAGGGAACGCCGCAGCAGATGTGGGGCTCCATGCAGAAGCTGATGGAACTGCCTGCCGAGACCACCATTTGCTCTGGCCACGAATATACCGCATCCAACGCGAAATTCGCGCTGACCGTTGATCCGGAGAACTCAGCACTTATATCCAGGGCTGAAGCCGTCGAAGATGCCCGCGCCAAGGGCGTGCCGACGGTGCCGTCGAAACTTTCAACCGAACTCGAAACCAATCCCTTTCTGCGCCCCGCCGACCCCGGCATCCGCGCGACACTGGGGATGCCGGACGCCTCTGACAGCGATGTGTTTGCGGAAATCCGCAGGCGCAAGGACGACTTCTGACACCAAAGCGAGAGGCCCGCGGCGACACGCCTGCGGGGCCGCACGAGGTCCGTCAGCAATCCTGCCGCTTCTGACGCCAAAACACCGCGATCACGGCCTTTGTGAAGAAAATTCTCTAGAAAATGCTTGAAGCTGCGCCATGATCAACCAAACTCTAACAGTATGAGGCCATGGTCGGACCGGGGCCCTGTTATTCCACAGCACCCAGCCGACCCCGATCGAAAAGGAGCACCTCGTGCCTTCATTCTCTAATACGCTTGAGCAAGCAATCCATGCCGCGCTGGCCCTGGCCAACGCCCGGCGGCACGAATTCGCGACCCTTGAACACCTTCTCCTGGCCCTGATCGACGAACCCGACGCCGTTCAGGTGATGAAGGCATGTTCGGTCGATGTTTCGGAACTGCGCGACACACTGGTCGAATTCGTGGACGAGGACCTGAGCAACCTCGTCACCGATGTCGACGGATCAGAAGCCGTGCCGACCGCCGCCTTCCAGCGCGTGATTCAGCGCGCCGCAATCCATGTCCAGTCATCTGGCCGAACCGAAGTGACGGGCGCGAACGTGCTGGTCGCCATCTTTGCCGAGCGTGAATCGAACGCCGCCTACTTCCTGCAGGAACAGGACATGACCCGCTACGATGCGGTGAACTACATCGCGCACGGCGTGGCCAAGGACCCCGCCTATGGCGAACAGCGCCCCGTTGCGGGGGCCCCCGAGCACGAGGAAGAGGCCCAGGGCGTCACCGAGGGCGACAAGAAGGAATCCGCGCTGGCAAAGTACTGCGTGGATCTGAACGCGAAATCCCGCGAGGGCGACATCGACCCGCTGATCGGCCGCGAGTCCGAGGTGGAGCGTTGCATCCAGGTGCTGTGCCGCCGCCGCAAGAACAACCCGCTGCTGGTGGGCGACCCCGGCGTGGGCAAGACCGCCATCGCCGAGGGGCTGGCACGCAAGATCGTGGCCGGCGAAACCCCCGAGGTGCTTTCCAAGACCACCATCTACTCTCTCGACATGGGCGCGCTGCTGGCCGGTACACGCTATCGCGGCGATTTCGAGGAGCGGCTGAAGGCCGTCGTGGCCGAGCTGGAAGAGCACAAGGACGCGGTGTTGTTCATCGACGAAATCCACACGGTGATCGGTGCCGGGGCCACGTCGGGCGGCGCGATGGACGCGTCCAACCTGCTTAAACCCGCATTGGCGGGCGGCAAGCTGCGCACAATGGGATCCACCACCTACAAGGAGTTCCGCCAGCACTTCGAGAAGGACCGCGCGCTGAGCCGCCGCTTCCAGAAGATCGACGTCAACGAGCCTTCGGTGGAAGATGCCACCAAGATCCTCAAGGGTCTGAAACCCTATTTCGAGGAGCACCACAGCGTCAAATACACCACCGACGCGATCAAGACTTCGGTTGAGCTGGCACACCGCTACATCAACGACCGCAAACTGCCCGACAGCGCCATCGACGTAATCGACGAGGCCGGAGCGGCACAGCATCTGGTCGCCGCCTCCAAGCGGCGCAAGACCATCGGCACCAAGGAGGTCGAGGCCGTCGTGGCCAAGATTG is a window from the Sulfitobacter sp. THAF37 genome containing:
- a CDS encoding F0F1 ATP synthase subunit gamma, whose translation is MANLKDLKNRISSVKSTRKITKAMQMVAAAKLRRAQEAAEMSRPYAERFNAVMARLSASVGGSDSAPKLLTGTGSDKVNLLIVMTSERGLCGGFNSNIVKKAKTHAQKLIGEGKEIKILTVGKKGRDQLRRDYADKLVGHVDLSDVKRLSYADAQGIAKDVLARFDAGEFDVATLFYSEFENVVSQIPQAKQIIPASFEEDEADGADSLFDYEPSEEAILADLLPRGVATAIFSGLLENAASEQGARMSAMDNATRNAGEMIEDLTIEYNRSRQAVITNELIEIISGAEAL
- the atpA gene encoding F0F1 ATP synthase subunit alpha, whose translation is MGIQAAEISAILKDQIKNFGQEAEVAEVGRVLSVGDGIARVYGLDNVQAGEMVEFPGGIQGMALNLESDNVGVVIFGSDRDITEGDVVKRTNSIVDVPIGDELLGRVVDGLGNPIDGKGPINASQRGIADVKAPGIIPRKSVHEPMATGLKAVDSMIPIGRGQRELIIGDRQTGKTAVALDAMLNQQQVNEAADGDESKKMYCVYVAIGQKRSTVAQLVKKLEDTGALAYSIVVAATASEPAPMQFLAPYAATAMAEYFRDNGRHALIVYDDLSKQAVSYRQMSLLLRRPPGREAYPGDVFYLHSRLLERSAKLGDDAGNGSLTALPIIETQGGDVSAFIPTNVISITDGQIFLETELFYQGIRPAVNTGLSVSRVGSSAQTKAMSSVAGPVKLSLAQYREMAAFAQFGSDLDAATQRLLNRGARLTELMKQPQYSPLSNAEIVCVIYAGTHGYLDNLDVSKVGRWEQGLLSHLRSKNADLLKDITNNDRKVKDELEEKIKAALDAYAADFA
- a CDS encoding F0F1 ATP synthase subunit delta is translated as MSETASISTGIAQRYASAVYDLAKDGDKVKDIESDLDALSDALNDSEDFRDLISSPVYTRAQQGQAIEAIAKKMSLSGIMANTLALMATKRRLFVLPQLIKTLRARIADDKGEVVADVISAKALTKTQSDKLAKSLTANTGKTVTLQTTVDESLIGGLIVKVGSKMIDTSIRSKLNSLQNVMKEVG
- a CDS encoding methyltransferase domain-containing protein, translated to MHLDVQDLRNFYYRSTLGRAAQKSLRTRMLGLWPEAKGQTVVGFGFAAPLLRPYLAEARRVMTLMPAPQGVMPWPAGMPNTSVLTEETLWPLETGRVDKLVLLHGLETSERPSDLLEECWRVLGPGGKALFIVPNRAGLWARRDRTPFGYGRPYSPGQLDAQLRRHQFIPERQVGALYQIPSQQRIWMKSAGLFERFGRHTPTILAGGAFMVEATKQVYPPKGRTQRQRKRVSVLDGLTEPAVGSARAHRA
- the gloB gene encoding hydroxyacylglutathione hydrolase, translating into MPFDLITVPCLSDNYAYLLHDRKTGETACIDVPEAGPIKAALEDHGWTLSQVWLTHHHWDHVDGLSDLLADHHASVVGAAADAHRMPELNVSVKEGDTVKLGDLSARVIDVSGHTVGHIAFYVEAANAAFTADSLMALGCGRLFEGTPQQMWGSMQKLMELPAETTICSGHEYTASNAKFALTVDPENSALISRAEAVEDARAKGVPTVPSKLSTELETNPFLRPADPGIRATLGMPDASDSDVFAEIRRRKDDF
- the clpA gene encoding ATP-dependent Clp protease ATP-binding subunit ClpA, whose protein sequence is MPSFSNTLEQAIHAALALANARRHEFATLEHLLLALIDEPDAVQVMKACSVDVSELRDTLVEFVDEDLSNLVTDVDGSEAVPTAAFQRVIQRAAIHVQSSGRTEVTGANVLVAIFAERESNAAYFLQEQDMTRYDAVNYIAHGVAKDPAYGEQRPVAGAPEHEEEAQGVTEGDKKESALAKYCVDLNAKSREGDIDPLIGRESEVERCIQVLCRRRKNNPLLVGDPGVGKTAIAEGLARKIVAGETPEVLSKTTIYSLDMGALLAGTRYRGDFEERLKAVVAELEEHKDAVLFIDEIHTVIGAGATSGGAMDASNLLKPALAGGKLRTMGSTTYKEFRQHFEKDRALSRRFQKIDVNEPSVEDATKILKGLKPYFEEHHSVKYTTDAIKTSVELAHRYINDRKLPDSAIDVIDEAGAAQHLVAASKRRKTIGTKEVEAVVAKIARIPPKNVSKDDVVVLKDLESSLKRVVFGQDKAIEALSSAIKLARAGLREPEKPIGNYLFAGPTGVGKTEVAKQLADTLGVELLRFDMSEYMEKHAVSRLIGAPPGYVGFDQGGMLTDGVDQHPHCVLLLDEMEKAHPDVYNILLQVMDHGKLTDHNGRTVDFRNVVLIMTSNAGATEQAKEAIGFGRDRRTGEDTAAIERTFTPEFRNRLDAVISFGPLPKEVILRVVEKFVLQLEAQLMDRNVTIELSKKAAEWLADKGYDDKMGARPLGRVIQEHIKKPLAEELLFGKLAKGGLVKVGVKKGELDLQIVSPENPRLSGNKPPLLTAE